GTGATTTCGATGTAAGCCCGCACAACGGAAGGCGCGGCAGAACCGGGTTCCAGCCCGTGCCAGGGATGAGGGCGCCATCGATAGAAAGGTTGTGTAAAGGCCATGAAGTGATCCGAAATGGTTTTTGTCAGCGTAGGAATGCCATGCCGTCTGTTATCGCAAGCGGTGAGCTTCTCGACAAGGTGCCGCGGATTGTTAGGCAGTAAAGCATACGGCCAATTTCATTCCCAGTGAAAACCCAGTCCGGTTTGATTAAGAGCGAAGGTCCCAACCGTTCCGTCGTTAATCTCGAACATCGAGGGATAGCGTTTTCGCCAGCCCTCGTTGCCCGCAGGGCAGTATTGACGACCGTTGCCTTCAATCGCGGCCACGGTTGGAATTCTCGCCGCAAGTGAAGCCGAGTGCAGAAACGACGCACCCGGGCAGGTTAGATCTTGCACGCAGAGAAACATTTGGTACTTCTGAGCCGCTGCGCCCATCAGCAGCGCTTCGCTGTGTCCTTTGCAGCCCTTGAGGGCAACACCGGAGTAACCCAATTCCCGACTTAGCAGTAACGATTCGAGGTCGACTAAGGATTCATCGATTACCACGGGTTTGATTTTCGCGGCCTCATCCATCTGATTCTCCGGATCTTGACTCAAGTAGCGGCTCGTGGGTTGTTCAATATATTGAACGCGGTCAAACGCCCCCATTGCTTGGGTTTGGATTCGTTGGAGGAATTCGAGCACGTATTCAACGTTTTGGCACTTTTCGTTGAAGTCTAATGAATAAAACCAGCGATCGCAGTTTCGAGCTTGTTGGGCTTCACTCGCAACGCGATCCACCGACAGCACGCGATCCACATCCCAATCGAGATCGTTACCGTTCAGTTTGATCTTCAGATGCGTCAAGCCGTCGGATTGGATCCATTCAGGGAGTGTTTCCGGAGTGCCATCATTTAATCTTGATGGGAGATCCCCATCGGTGAGAGGATCGAGTGCTCCGACGAGATGATACAACGGCATTTGAGACTTAGGTTCTCGCAGAGTGTATTGGTCGAGATATTCTCCTTCGAAGTCCTTACCGAGCCAGTGTCCTAGATCGGCGTTAAGGTATTCGGAGCCAAGTAAATTGTAAACGTTCTGTTCGAGTGCCTGTCCTTGCGCGTCAAAGAGAGCGGCGTCCCAGGGGCTGCCGGCGACCAGCTGCGCAAGTCGGGGCATCGCTTCGCAAAGCTCCAGCCGTTGGATTGTTTCTTCTGCAAAACGATGATAATCGTTTGCCAAAGCAGTCGTGATTTCGAGCGGGTGACCAACGATTTCCGTTTGGCTGCCGTGTGCGGCAATTCGTTCTGCTAATTCCACCATCGCAGCCAGGGTGTTTTCGTTGGAGACTTGATCGGAAGGCCAGCCCCAGACGTTGCCCATTGGCATTGACCCTCGTCCGATCCCCCGCCTGCCATCGTTCGTTTCCACCGCAACTGTAACGTTGAAGATGACAACGTCCGTTACGACACGTCCACCGAACTTCATTGGCGCGCGATATTCGATGCGCTGCGTGTCGGTGTTTACGTCTTTGATCCGTAGATCTGTCGGCTTTCCCATGCGTCATCAGCTCCGATTGTCGAAAATCTCAAGGCGGATATGCTAATCCTGGACTTTGGCAGCGGCAAGCCAAGAGGACGGATGAAAACTCGATCGCGCGCCTTCGCGAACGCCAGCAGGACACACGGTTCGGCTGCCTGTGGAGAAATTACCTGCGAAGAAATAGGCCAAGCGTATTGTGTGATGGGGGGGCATTTTGAGGGGGGCTGAGTGGTTGAACGATGATCGTGGAGCTCGCTCGAGTTTGGCCACTGGCCGAACGCTTGAGGGCGGAGCTCGCCTGCAGGCTGGTCGGGGAATTCGTTTCCAGCCGCGACATTCGTAGCATCCCCGGCAGTTTTCGCTCGGACATCTTCAGCACAACGTCCCCTTCGGAAGGTGGCCGATAAGGGGTGTCGGGTAGGTGAATCGACCCGGTGGTCGGTACGCTATCCATCTTCGGATAAGTTTTTGGTTTGGGCCGCAGAGTCGTCTCTGGCGAACCAACTGACAACAATGCATAACGATTTTTTGTCACGAGATAACAGGGGTAATTCGGGCTGATGAATCCGGCCGCTCCGTTCCAAAACATGCCCTGGTTGTTGCGAAATACGACGGGTGCGCCGAGTGTACGATAGGGGTTCACGCCATACTGATTGCTGGCGACACCTTGAAAATGAATATCGTAATTTGGAAAGCGAACGTAGAGATCGCCTCCGTACGTGCGAATAAGTCGCGGGCCTGCCTGGAAATCCTGACCATGTGCCGGTGGGATCGGGTACCAATTCATCATGATCAAGATCGGGAGAGTCTTCGCGAGATGCTGAACGACCGCTCGGATAAACAACCAAGATTTCCGATTCTCAAACATGAGTAGCCTCATCCTGGAGATGTCGCGGGATCCATTCCAATAGCAACTTCACTCTTTGAGCAAGTCTTACCCGATCCGGCATCCCGAAGAAAGATACATTGGGCAGCTAGTCTTCGTATCAATTTGAGCTTTTGCTTGCTATCATTGGAACTCGCTGTCGGAGGCAAGAGCAGTTCAGAATTCGTTATGCGAAGGAGGCTCACCGTGGTTGTTTACGTGGGAAGAATAAGCGTTCTGGGGACTTTGGCTTTTGTCGTCAGTATGGTCGGGGCGACCGCGGCCAGTTCGGCTAATTCGCTTGAATTCAAAACAAGAAGACAAGTGCCGGTGGCTCAAGGCGCGTCGCAGCATCATTCCGTTTTTGAGACGGCGACTTGGGATCCGAAGCAAACAGCGATTGTGATCTGCGACATGTGGGATCAGCATTGGTGTCAGGGTGCGACCAAACGAGTTGCAGAAATGGCGCCGCGAATGAACAAGGTCGTACGGGCAGCTCGCAAGCAGGGAGCGCTCGTCATCCACTGTCCCAGTTCTTGTCTTGATCACTATCGCGACTCACCTCAGCGAAGGCTGGCCAAGCAAGCGCCCCAGGTAGCGGTCAGTATCCCGTTGCAAAACTGGTGTAGTTTGGATCTGTCTCGTGAGGCTGGCCTGCCAATTGATGATTCGGACGGCGGTTGCGACTGTCAGCCGACCTGTGCAGGCGGATCGCCCTGGACGCGTCAGATCGAAACCTTAGAGATCGGACCTGATGATGCCATCACTGACAGTGGTGAAGCCTACTACTTGATGCAAAAACGAGGGATCAAGAATGTGTTGGTGATGGGGGTACACACGAACATGTGTGTTCTGGGACGCCCATTTTCGATTCGCCAGTTGGTTTACCAAGGGATGAATGTCGTACTTATGCGAGATATGACGGACACCATGTACAATTCGCGGATGAGTCCTTTTGTGAACCATCACACGGGCACCGATTTGGTGGTTCAGCATATTGAGAGGCATTGGTGTCCGACCACCACCTCGGATCAATTGATTGGCGGGAAAGAGTTTCGATTTCCGTCTGATCAACGTGGTACGTTCGTCGCCGTGATTGGCGAACGCGAATATCAGACGCAACGAACGATCCCTGACTTCTGCAATCGAATGTTGGCGAGTGATTTTCGTTTGCAATATGTGTTTGCAGAACAGGAAAACGGCAACCATTTTCCTGGTATCGAGACGGTAGCGGATGCAGACGTCGTCCTCTTGAGTGTTCGTCGTCGAGGGTTATCCAAACAGCAATTAACTTACCTGCGTGACCACGTGGAAGCGGGCAAGCCCTTGGTGGCCATCCGCACAAGCAGCCATGCTTTTGCGCCGCGGCTCGAAACAAAAAGCAATGACACGGATGTGTGGCCTGAATTCGACCACGAGGTTTTGGGCGGCAACTACCAAGGGCATCACAACAATAAGCTCATCACCGATCCCACAACCTTCGTGCGAGTCGTCTCGGCCGGCCAACATCCGATTCTTGAGGGAGTGCGTCAGGATGAGTTGCCGGTTGCGTCCTGGCTTTATAAAGTCAGCCCGTTGGCAGATACGACCACGCCCCTCATGACGGGCCGCGTCGAGGGTCGTGAGCCCCATGAGCCTGTGGCCTGGATTAACGAGCCGATGGGTGGGGCTCGTGTTTTTTACACTTCGCTCGGACATCCGCAGGACTTCCGACTCCCTGCGTTTCAACGTTTGCTGGCGAATGCCATTTATTGGGCGGCCGATCAGGATGAATCAATTGCCACGCGTTGACACTCTGAGGGAAAGATAGGGTGAAGCCATTCGCCCGCCTACGATTTATTGGCGAAGTCCACAATCGGCGCAGACGGCCACATAGCGAGATACTCCTGCACCTCCCTGGGTACGGACTGAAACGAGTCCACCGCAGCGTGAGCAGAAGTCATCGGCTTGCGTAGACGGCTTGTCTTGACAGGTCGCACAGCGTTGTGCGTTCGGGAAGATCTCGATTCGTTCGGGGGGGATCAATTTTCGGCAGACTTCACACGCACGCGAGTCGTCGAAGTCAAAGTCGTCGCGAGCTTCTTCCAGCAGAAGTTCGTTGTGACCGCAATCCCGACAGCGAAGATTCTGGCAATGATGACTGAAGAGCTCAAGCATGATGGGCCAATCTGGCTTGGCCTCGCGACGGAGCATCCCTGCATCGCGGAGTATTTGCAGCATCTCCTCGGGGCCGCAAAGTTTTCGCTGGTTGCAGATTGGACAGCGAAGTTGGCGAAGGATGTCGTTGGTTGCCATCGGATCAAGTCACTCCGTATCCAAGCTAACTAGTTGTTCCAGTTCGCACATCGCTTGTAAATTCGATGAGTTTTCTTGCATGGAGAAAATGCTTTGTAAGTTTCGTAAGATTCGCCTGAGCCAAGCAGTATGCGTGGTTACCTGTGTTAGTTGGGCTGGGTCAATGGGTTGGTTGACGATCTGTTCAAGGTATTGGACCGCCTCCTCTTGCGTCAACATGAGGCCTCGTCGAAATGGATCGATGATCATTCGATCGTTTGCGATGGTGACCTCCGCTAAAAAGTGCCCCGGGCAATTGAGCCCATTGACGTTCAGTCCCAGTTGCTCCCCGACAGCTTTATAAATTAGGACGAGCGTGATGGGAATTCCTCGATGTGACTGCATGACGTAAGGTAAACAGCTGTTGCGAGGGTTGTAATAATCCGCTGAAATTCCTTGGAACGCTTGTTCTTCGAAGAGTACTTGATGCAAGTGAGCCAAAACGCCGGTTTGACTGCCGTTGGGAATGCGAGTTCGCACTTGTGATGATAATTGTTCAATTTCCCGTTTGACGTCGGGGAGTGAGGCATCCAGCATCAGGTGCTGCGAAATTGCCACGGCCGCTTGGATCAAGGAGTCCGTCTGATGGATCGACAGCGTTGCCTCTTGGAAAGCCTGATAAGCAGCCGGTTTGCAGAAACGTGGGTGGTTTTGTGTCATGGCACGGTTTCAGGAGTTGTTTGATCGGTTTTTCGCCAGCTTCACCGGTTGTGGTTCTGGGCGACTTTTCGGAAACGACGTGCTTTTCGTCATTAACAATAGGCCAACGGCCGTTAATGCGGTTCCAGCGATCATCGCTGCCGTTAAGGGTTCGTTAAATATGATAACGCCGGCAACGGCTGCCATCGCGGTTTGTGAAGCATTCAGTGCGTTGACGAAGACGACGGATGCCAAGTGCAACGCTTTTGTGAGTGCCCAAAAAGCGGCTACATTGCAAATGCCGGCTCCGAACAATCGCATCCAATCTGCCGAACTGGTTTCTTGGAGCGGCGATAATCCGTGACGTGCAAACGTTATGATGCCGAGAAAAAATACACCAACCACCCCCACCGTGAAAAGAAGTGATGATTGAGGGGTTCCACGATTGGAAGAAAATCGGATCGAGATGTTCAGTAAGGTATAAGAAATGCCAGAGATGCATGCGGCGGCCACGCCCATCGTGATCCAGATGGGGGGCAACGACGCTTGAGCATCGATGGTCGCGATGGCCGCATTTGCGGCGGGAGCACCCACGCTGAGAATACAGAAGGCGAAGATCAAAATACAGGATGCGATGGCCATGCGAACCGTGATTGCATCGTTCAATAACCATCTGCCCAGTAAGGCGCCGCTCGCGATCAAGGCGCCGAGCGTCAGTGGGACGCTAATTGCCAAACCTACCACACCGAGAGACCACTGAAAGAAAATGTTTCCAGTGATCTGACTGATAATTGCGACCAGAACGGTTCGTCTCAAATCGGCCGAAGATTCGAAAAGACGCTCTTGACGTATCAGCCTGCGGATCACCAAGGGGCCGAACGCAATCACCGTGGGTATGGCTTTCACGCAGGTGACCCAGCTGGGATCGAGGTGAGTCAAGGAGCGTAGGAACACGTTGGCAGACGTGTAGCCGACTGCCGCCAGCAGACCGCAGGCCGTCGCCAGGAATGTTATCTCGTGCCGGAGTGAATGGGGGCCGTTTGGTGCTAACCGTTCTTGTGGTTCAGCCATGGGAGCAGCTTATGCTTTCAGAAATTCCAGCTGCACGCAGGGCACGGTTGGAGGGGCGCATCTCAACGGCCATTAAGATGAGGGGGAATAGAGCAGCGGAAAGAATTGACCTGACAGCGGACTGCCCTCTCGGATGATGGGCACGCCTTCGAGGAGGGATTCGTTGCTCGACGAGTACACGCCGTCACGAACTGCGTTAATTACCGCCGCCCTTCGCGGCCGTGCTGTTCGGTTTTCGTGCGATCCGTGCACCATGAGCGAATGGTGAAACGCGCACTCGCCTGCTTTCATTTCGGCAGCTACGGGCTGTTCAAATTTTTCTAATTGATCGGCTGATAGCACCTCGCTGATGGCGGCCATGTCGCCAGCCAACCCAGTAATCGGTAAGAGGTCCCATCGATGGCTACCGGGAATGTACTGAACGCATCCGTTGTCGACCGAGGCATCGTCTAATGCGATCCAGCAGGTCAAGTGAGCGATGGGTTGGGTCCGAGTCCAGTAAGAGTAATCCTGATGCCAGGCAACGATACCGCCGTGATGAGCCGGTTTGTAAAAGAGTTGATCGTGCCAAAACCGAACCGCCCCTTGTAGCAGTTGACTGGCTGGAACGGTGAAGGCTGGATTCCAGAGTAGGTCGTGGAATCCGGGACCGATTCGCCAAGCACCAAGTGCGTGGAACAGCACTGTATCCGGGTCGGTTGATTCGTCGGCATTATATTCGTACCAGTGCTCTCGCCCCGCATGAGAGTCGCTTTGAAATTCAGCAAGTTCCCTTCGCAATGCTTCGACCTGATTGGCAGTCAGCATTGGGACGCCGGCCAAGAAACCTTGCTCTTCGAATTGTTCGATTTGTTCCTGCTCCAGACGGAATTCGCCGGGATCTGCCGAGTGGGCAAATAATTCGGTAATCGGCTTGTGTGATTTTGACAGATCGGGAGTCATGTTTTTGCCTTCTCAGTACCACTGTCAGTACCACTGTCAGTGCCACTTGGATGGATTGTCAATGTGGTAGATAGAATGAGTGAAATTTCGGAAGACGGCAAGCTGGCTTGGGATCGTACAATAGGCGGAGATGGGATGTAATGCCGTTTCAGGCGAGCGGTCCGAGATATCGATTTCAACGCCCAAAACTGCTGGTATCGGCAACGAATCATCCTAGAATGCAGATCTCGCTGTCCCAACGCTGGAGATTTTCCATGAATACTCACCTCACTTCCCGGCGTGCGTTCATCAATCGAACCGCGGCCGGCTTGGCAACACTTGGCACCTATTCTTGCGGGAACGCCGCGAATGGTGAGTCGCAGAAGCAGCGTTTTCCACTAAGTCTGCATCAATTTTCCCTGAAAAACTTGTTTGATGACGGGCGACTGGATCTGCTGAGTTACCCTCGCTTTGTGAAAAATCGCTTGCAGATTTCTAATCTTGAATTTGCCGCCGAATTCTGTTCAGGATTGCTGGATTCGCCCCGGCAGGCAGAAGCGATTCGGAGGCAATCGAAGCAAGTAGGTGTCACGAATCGAATGGTGTTGTGCGGAGATAGCACTGCGTTGGACGCGGCAAATGCAAAGCAGCGAGCGATGGCGATCACAGAGCATCTGCGGTGGGCAAAAGTCGCGGAACATCTTGGCTGTCAATACTTGCGAGTGCGAGCTTCCACAGAAGGTGATCGCCAACAGCAGCTCGAAAATGCAGCGGCGGGGGTTGGTGGCCTTTGTGACGCGCTCAAGTCGTCAAAAGTCTCTGTGCTGGTCGAAAACATCGCGGCCTGGTCAAGTAACCCCGATTGGCTTGTCCAGCTTGTTAAAAGAATTGGGGAGGACCGAGTGGGGTTGGTCGCTGATTTTGGCAATTTTGACGGGAATCCCTATGAAGGAATGAAGACGATTCTGCCGCACACCAAGTCGATATGTGCCAAATCTTGGGAGTTCAACGACGCAGGGCAAGAAACCAAGATTCATTATGAGCGAATGATGAAGGTAATAAAGCAGTCGAAGTTTCGCGGCTGCGTCGCGATCGAATACTTGGGAGATCAGCCGGTGATTGGCATTGATCGAACGGCGGCTCTCATTCGCCAGTATGGCAACGGCTAACCAATTGGTCAGCCGTCGGTTCTACGCCGTCCCATGCTCGTAGAAGGACTCGGGACAGATTCCTTAGGACATCCAGTTGCGTGAACCGCGCGAACGAAGTTGGTTCGCTTCGTCGTCATTCACGAACTCTTCTTTGGCAGGGTCGAGCGTGAGTTTTCGTCCCAAAATCCAGGCAATCGCAGCCGCGTGACAGGTGATGTGGGAATGCCGCATCACGTCAGGGTTAGCAGCCGTTTGTTCACGGGAGCGGATGCAGTCGAAGAAGTTTCTTGCGTGATCACGAACCTCCAGACCACGGATGCGTTTGCCAGGTCGGACCGGCTTGCTTTGCAGAGACTCAGGCTCAACCACGATTTCGCCTGCATCTCCCGTCTCCACCCAACCCGCTTCGCCGACGAACCGCACCGGACAGGTGCCAAGCCGAGTGATGTAATCAGGCGATCGATCGCCAAATGGTTCCGGCAAAAAGTCGATGCTCAACTTCACGCCATTTGCATAGTGGCAAATGACATTCTTATCGGAGGGGTAATAGTCCAGAGGCATCGTTTCGTCGGCTTGATTCGCCCACTGGCAGAGATCGACGGTGTGGGCTCCCCAATCCAGTAGCCTCGCTCCCGAGTCGAAGTCCCACTGGCCACGCCAGCGACCGTTGACGTAGTTTTGATTGAACGGTCGCCAAGGTGCGGGCCCGAGCCAAAGATTCCAATCGACAACTTCGCGCGCGGGGGTTGGCTGTGCGGGGAGCCATTCATTACCAAGGGTCGGTAGGTAGACCGACGCATGTAGGGTTTTGAGCTTGCCGAGCTTTCCGCTCTGTGCCATCTGAACTGCGCTCTGGAAGTTTGGTACGCTGCGGCGTTGGGTCCCCGCTTGAAATACGCGTCGCTCACGATGCATGGTGTCGGCAAGCTGTTGGCAATCCGCGATTGTGATCCCACATGGTTTTTCGCTGTAAACATCCTTGCCCGCTTTTGCGGCGAGAATTGAGGCTGCCGCATGCCAACGATCACCGGTTGCGATCAAAACCGCATCAATGTCATTGCGGTCTAATAAGCTGCGGAAATCGCGATAGATGACGCAATTCTGGTTGCTATAACGCTCGTCGACTAATTTTTTTCCCGCGGCGCGCCGACTCGCTTGGACGTCGGCGATTGCCAGACAACGAATGTCATCGAATCCGAGCATCGCTTGGAGATCGTAAGTGCAACGCGGGCCAATGCCGATGACACCTAAGCCGATCTGATCGTTAGGGCCCGTGTTTGGGCGAGCGGACAAACTTGTGGTCGGCAACCACGTCGCCAAAGAAGCAGCTGTTGCAGACCCGATCATGAAATTGCGCCGAGTTTGATTGCTTTGGCCCTTCATTTTTCTCTCCTGAGTTTGAGGTTTGCTCTCTTTGGGCTGAGGCCGCATTCTAACCCGAAAACTATTTGCTCGCATTGTTTCCCTTTCCGGCAGAGACGGTGGCCTGTTATTCTGTTGAGATCGTCACAGTTTCATGCCGGTGGATAAGAGTGGAGTCAACAAAAGTCGGCTGGGGTTTGTGGCTGGAGTTTGTGGCTGGTAAGCGAATTCGCTTATGGCGAAGGTGGAAGGCTTGGGTTGTGGATTATCCAACGGTAACCGGCAACCGCGGGTTGAGGACACGTGTCTTCTCTGGAAAGGTAGGAGCCATCAAGCGGATCGCATTTTGTGGTTGTGGTTGTGGTTTCCGTTCTGATTCGTTGTTGAAAGTAATTGACGTCCTGAAATCTAGGCGATACGATTCGTTCAGTTCGAACAATCGAATCCCCGGGAAAATGAAATTGATTTCCCCCTCTTCCGAGCAGATTTTATGATCAGAAAATATCTTTTGATGGCCTGTGTTATCTCGATGAGTGGAATTCAATCAGGGGCAAATGAGCCTCAGGAAACCCTGCTGCTTTGGACGGATTCGGCTCCCGGTGCGCTGGGCACCGCGGAAAAAGATCGGCCAAAACTGTCGGCTTATTTGCCTGCAAAGACGGAGGCAAACGGAGCTGGAATCGTCGTCTGCCCTGGTGGAGGCTATGGTGGCTTGGCGATGGGGCATGAAGGGCGTGAAATTGCCGAATGGCTAAATGGAATGGGTGTCGCGGCTTTTGTGCTCGATTACCGGCATCGCGGAAAAGGTTACGGACATCCAGCTCCCATGCTTGATGTGCAACGAGCGATCCGCCAGGTTCGTACCAACGCAGGTCGATGGAATGTCGACGCAAATCGTATTGGAGTGCTTGGGTTCTCTGCCGGAGGTCACTTGGCGTCGACGGCTGGGACGCATTTTGATGCCGGGCACGCTGACGCGAAGGATCCAGTGGATCGATTGTCGTGTCGGCCCGATTTTATGGTGCTTTGTTATCCCGTGATTGCCTTTGACGAACCTTTTACGCATCGAGGTTCTCAGAAGAATCTATTGGGTGAAAATCCAGCGGCTGATCTGGTTCTACAATTCTCGAATGAGAAACAGGTGAATGAGAAGACTCCACCGACATTCATGTTTCATACGGACGCAGATCGAGCCGTTCCTGCCGAAAATAGCACCGCCTTTTACGCCGCCTTGCGAAAGGCGAAAGTGCCTGCTGAACTCCATGTCTACGCGAACGGAAGACATGGCGTTGGGCTGGCCCGAGATATTCCCGGAACGTCAACCTGGTCGAAACGTTGTGAAGAGTGGATGTCTGCAGCGGGCTTCCTGGGGAATCACTAAGCTTACCCGGTTTAAACCCCCGAACGACTCTTGGCGTTCGGGGGGACGAATCGGGGACTTAAACACCGCCTGTTCCCACGTTTTCTTTGCGGCAGCATCGCTTTTTCGGGGCGTGTGTTGGCAGCTTAAAAGGTCGCTTGCAAGCCGACCGTTGCTCCGTGGAAATAAAGTGTTCCACCGGTGTCTAAGACGGCGGAGCCAGGGGCGATCAGATCGGTTACTGGGATTTGATCGGGGGCGAGTGCGATACCGTCCAGAAACATTACCTGGTAACCACCAATGACAGAGAATCCTGCACCCAGGTCGTAGACACCACGCAATCCCAATTCGCCTATAAAGCTAGTGTGGTCTGCGCTCGCGCTGATCCGATCTACGACGCTCGGACCGATTTGCGACAGAGCCGGTGCGTAGGTGTTTTGGTCTGCTGAGTTAAAGAGAATACCCGCTCGGATGATACTGTCGATGTGAAACGATCCCAGGGTGACAAGCTGGGCGTCTCCGCCAATCTGAAAACCATACATGTGGTTATTGGTGTCAATCGAATAGATGGGTTCGACAATGGGAGCAATGGTAGAGGTGGCCAAGTCATCGCCAAATTCTACCCAACGAAAACCGGCCAGGACGGTGACGCATGAGGTGACTCGACGGCGAAAATTGACTTCTAAGCTGTAGAGTTCGGATCCATAGTCGGCGCGAAAGATCGTGCCCGGTGCAGTGTTGGGGAAATTAATACCGGGGCCGATGAGAACTGGAGAAACAATGTTTCCGCCCGGCTTGGATGTGTTCCACGAATCAATTCCAAAGAAGCCAATTCCGATGCCCCAACAACAGGCAGTCTCGTAGATTAAATTCAGGCGAGGTACCGCTCGATGATCAAACTCTAAGTTGTCGACATTGACAATCTCTTGGCCCGTGTTCTGGTCGGTCATTAAGGTAAACGAATCTGCGGTTGAACGACGCAAGAACATTGACTCGGCCCAAACGGTCCATCCGGAGCAGCAGCACAGGCATGGATCGCATGGTGACGAAAACGAACAGCTGTCACAGCCGGTTAGGCAACTTCCGCATCCGGGCGCTTCGCACAAGCCGAGGGTCGAACAGCATTCCAGATTCAGATTGCACGGGTTTCCTGCACAGCAATCGTTTACACTCGGGGCACAGGCACAACTAGCTTCGGTACCACAGTCAGATTCGCATCCGCAGTTTGGTTCGAGTTCGCAACCTGATTGATGTCCGCAGGGACGTTGGTGCGAGTCACCTTGAGTCATTTCGTTGATCGACCGTAAGTGAAAGTCCAGTGCACTGGCGCTTGCGGTCAACCAACAGAAGAGCCCGAGAATGAGTGGGATTGATGACTTTCTCATGGATTTGGCTCCTGTCAGAGAGAGTCTGCCGGTCGCGCCGTCAGGGGCGTGACGTGAATTGACGGACCCAAAAGCCCGACGAGTGGGGCTAAGAGCAAAAGGAAAAGA
The DNA window shown above is from Pirellulaceae bacterium and carries:
- a CDS encoding BBP7 family outer membrane beta-barrel protein → MRRSTADSFTLMTDQNTGQEIVNVDNLEFDHRAVPRLNLIYETACCWGIGIGFFGIDSWNTSKPGGNIVSPVLIGPGINFPNTAPGTIFRADYGSELYSLEVNFRRRVTSCVTVLAGFRWVEFGDDLATSTIAPIVEPIYSIDTNNHMYGFQIGGDAQLVTLGSFHIDSIIRAGILFNSADQNTYAPALSQIGPSVVDRISASADHTSFIGELGLRGVYDLGAGFSVIGGYQVMFLDGIALAPDQIPVTDLIAPGSAVLDTGGTLYFHGATVGLQATF